The following nucleotide sequence is from Penicillium digitatum chromosome 5, complete sequence.
TAGAGAGCGGCGGTATCGAATTCCGACATAGCCACATGCAAGCGACCCTTAACGTAGGTTGACCAAGAAGTACTTGCCTGGAAACGAAGGAAGTCCCATGCAAGGTCGATGTTGTTCTTGGCGATCAGGTCACACTGGATGTGGGTCACTGCATTTTGATAGTTCACTTCGCCTTCACGGGTAATCCAGGCCACGACATCTCTGATTCCCAACGTCAACGTGTAGCTTTGCGGGGAGTCAATAGCTTGCTGGGGCTTGATATCGGTAACAAACAGGTCCTCCAGAATGCTTGCAGTTCGTTGACTGCTGGTCTTCGAGCTGTCTTTCAGTGGATATCTCTGCAGTGGGTCGACAAGGGACTTGCGTGCGCTGTGAGGGCATTTGCGGACATTAGAGCTGAGCCAGGCCATCATCTCGTATTCACGTAGAAGATCAACAAGCATTGAGAAAAGGTTCGATGCATCGAAGTCGGACTTGCTTGTTTGTTCCCATTCGCCATCCACAAATGTAACTAGGACAAGTAGATCGAAAAAAATTTGACGAGAGATGGAAATAGTCTCCTGCGCACCACTGACAAGCACTCGGGCACCAAAACAGGTTGAAGCAAGTTCTGAGTCTTCTCCGCAGAAGTGAAGAGAGGCCGTCTGGATAATGGCAAGGAACGCATCCATGGATAAGCAATCTGTTTTCATGTGCTCACTCAGGGCCGCGTCTAAAATGTCAAAGGATTTGTTGGAAATTTGATTGGCAAAGTCAGAGCGCTCTCGGAAGTTCTCCATGCGGTCCAAGATCGACGAAGAAGGCTCGGAAAAAATTTCGGCTTGAAGAGCGACTCGACACGCCCCCTCAAGCTCTGGGGAAAATCTTTTCCGGAAATCGGATGCCACTTTCAACAATCCAGAGGCTGTTTCGAAATTCGGGCCCAACTCTCTTGAAACGTTGCGATGTCTCCAGCGGTCCACCATCTTTGACAATCCGTCGCTGAGTTCGGAGCTGGAATTGTGCAAGAACAATTCAGTAATGCTGCATTCCCGCACCACAGCACAGGAGTCTGACAGAAGGAGCCACGGCATATCGGTGTATGAGTCGTAGGCGAGAGAGATTGGTTCGAACCGGCGTTTGTTAAGGTCTTCTGCAACTTGCCAGAACTGGCGCCACTTTGAATCTGTATCTGATGTGTACCGGGAATAGTCCATCTCCTCGTCTGCAAATTTCCGAAGAGAGACTGCCGCTGCTATTGTGGAGCAGAGTCGTTCTGCCAAAGGCAAACTCATTTTTAGCCCTCCATATGAAGTCGACGAGAGTGGTTTGATGGCCTCCTGGTAAACAGCCAGAGCAGTCTCAAGAACTTCCGGCAGATATCGATTCGGCTGCAGGAGATACTGTAGCCACTTTTCAGTGGGGTCCACCACATCATCCACGACCAGAGGTGGTGGTAACTCTTGTCGATGGGTTTCAAATGTTGTCGAGACCCAGTTAGAGGCCCAGTCCGTAACTAAAGTTTGGAGATTGAAATGGAGGGTGTAGAGTTGGTAAAGACCGTGGTTTCTCCAGAGCACCCACAACTCCATTCCCTTGCCTTCTCCCCGGGACTTAATCTGGAAATCGGCGATGCTCCAGAACATGTTACCCGTGGCATCCGGGTCCACAGGTCGGAAGACATCGTCTGCGAAAAGTTCCTCAATAATGAGCTCAGATGTCAGGCCACCCTTAACAGCCCAAAACTTGAACTTGCCGTCCTCAAAAGGCGAATATGTGACGACATAGAAGCGATGTCCACCATCCATAGCGCGCTCGGCGTTGAATACGCGCATGAACGATGTCTCGGCGGGGTTCAGCGTGTAAGGCACAAGATCCGGATCCTGAAGCGACCGTCCCAGGAGATCCTTTGTGGCCGCTAGCTTGTTCGTTGCGAGATTCCAAATCTTTAGGGTGTGGTTCAAACAAATCGCGAATACGTACGTCTCGTCAGATGTAGTAGCAATGGCATTTGCAACGTTCAAATCAAGATTGCGCCCGTCGTGTTTGATCGAGGAGGGTGCGCTCCATTTGACAAGGCCTCGAATCGAAGAGCCCCAAGTTCGTTCGTCAAAGGTGAGAGGAGACCAGTGGGAACCTAGTTTCATAGAGAATTAACAAAAGGAGTGTCACAAGAGTAGCAATTCCGAGAAAAAACACTCACCATCATCGCCAGCTCTCCGGGTCAGCCGCAAGAGCGCGCCATTATCGAGAGAGATGAACAACTCCAGGGGACTGCTTGCGTGTAGTCGGTGGGGGTTTGAAAAGGCCAAGGGAGCCGGGAGGCAGGTCTTGCACCACTCCCTCACATTTTCATCGATTGAGGAGGTCCTGCGGAAGAATTCAGGGCGCAGAGACAGGGTGTGAAGGTGCTTGGAAGCGGTGATCACAAAGACATTGATGAGTTCGTGGTCCTCGGAGTCAGATAATTCAACTCCAAAGGGGAGAATCTGCTCCTGGAAATCCAATCGCAAGGTCACATTGTATTCGTAGACTTCCATCCCACCCTTTGTCAGGTCCGCGCACTGGATCTCCAGCACTTTGTTGTCGTTGACGACCCTCCACAAGAATGTCCTCGGATAGACCCTGCGCTTCCGGAAGTAGATCTCACCCTGTGTCGCAAGGTAACGTCTGGCgaattcatcttcatctttggCAATTAGGAGTTCCTGGTCGGAAGATGAGATTGAAAAGCGCGGACGACGGATCGCGGTCTCTTGAGTCGGAATCTGAATGTTGGCGACCGTGGTCGGCGAGTAGGGCCGAAGGTCGACCCTTAAGTCTTTGTAGATTTTCGCCATGATCGATTGACGTGTGTCAACTTAGCACTCCATGGCCGGGGAGGTAGAAATGTTGGAAGATCGAAGGGCGGGAAGCTGGAGCTCTCAGAAAACATGGCAAGTCTTGGCGCGATTAAGGGCCTGAGATTGATGGCTTCCGCCCTCGTCGTTTGCTCTTAGACTTAGACCACTTGTTTAACTCTCTATATTCCATGGTGATGAGATTTTAAATCTTAAAAGAATGAAGATGAATTACGCTTTCTAAATCCGCTACTATCAAGAAAAAAGATCCCCCTCATCGCTGAGATGCCACGAGGCGTTCTAACCACATAAACAGCTATTGAATGTAATACTCGTCAAGTCAATAACATCGTGTCACAGAACAAAAAACGAGCAACCACAAGAAAGGTTGGCTCACTTATCTTCCAAGTCCTTCTCAGAAGGATCGCCAATACCATTGTCATTGATAGCGAAGAGGCAATCACTCTCTGGAAGACAAGGACTATCATAAATCTTGCAGATTCTAGTCTCACCACGGCCCTTCTTCAGACTGAGTCGGGTGGTACTGGCATGAGCGATGATATTACCACCAATAGGTTTCTTAGGATCCGGGTTGAACATGGCACTTGGGCCACCATCGACTTGGGCAACGACTTGGTTCGTGATCACGACCGCAATGCCAAACTCATCTGCGAGACGTTGCAAGGTACGCATGAACTTAGCCAAATGAGTCTGCCGTGAGGCGAGCTCACCACGACCGTTGAAATCCGTTCGGTACAGAGATGTCGCCGAATCAACCACCAGGAGAGAGAATCGGGTCTCACACATCATCTGAGAGGCCTGGTTAAGCAATTGGAGCTGGTGGTCCGAATTATATGCTCGTGCATACGCCACATTATCAAGAACCTCCTCACCAACAAGGCCGTATCGCTGCGCAACCGCGAGTAATCGTACTGGACGGAAAGTCCCCTCTGTGTCGATGTAAAGACATTTGCCCTCGCCGCCACCCATATCAAAAGGTAGCTGACAGGTCACTGCGAGAGTGTGACAAATCTGGCTCTTTCCCGTTCTGAACTCTCCGAATATCTCCGTGATCGACCCCGTTTCAATGCCACCTCCGAGTAATGTGTCAAGTCGTTTGGATCCCGTGGTGATGGAGATGAGCTCGCTTCTCCGGGCATGCATTTCGGTTGCCGTAGTAAAGCCCATAGGTACCAGTTTTGATGCTAATGGGCACATTCTCATTAGCAACTAGAGATCCAACGTAGAGCTATATTCTAACGAGGACTTACCTTCAACTAGGATCTTGGTGGCCTTTTGTTCCGAAATACCCTTGATCTGCTCCAACAACCGCTTGGGCCTAAAATTCACCTTGGGTGTTAGCCAGAATGATTTATAAATGGTAATGGACAT
It contains:
- a CDS encoding Nucleoporin Nup120/160, with translation MAKIYKDLRVDLRPYSPTTVANIQIPTQETAIRRPRFSISSSDQELLIAKDEDEFARRYLATQGEIYFRKRRVYPRTFLWRVVNDNKVLEIQCADLTKGGMEVYEYNVTLRLDFQEQILPFGVELSDSEDHELINVFVITASKHLHTLSLRPEFFRRTSSIDENVREWCKTCLPAPLAFSNPHRLHASSPLELFISLDNGALLRLTRRAGDDGSHWSPLTFDERTWGSSIRGLVKWSAPSSIKHDGRNLDLNVANAIATTSDETYVFAICLNHTLKIWNLATNKLAATKDLLGRSLQDPDLVPYTLNPAETSFMRVFNAERAMDGGHRFYVVTYSPFEDGKFKFWAVKGGLTSELIIEELFADDVFRPVDPDATGNMFWSIADFQIKSRGEGKGMELWVLWRNHGLYQLYTLHFNLQTLVTDWASNWVSTTFETHRQELPPPLVVDDVVDPTEKWLQYLLQPNRYLPEVLETALAVYQEAIKPLSSTSYGGLKMSLPLAERLCSTIAAAVSLRKFADEEMDYSRYTSDTDSKWRQFWQVAEDLNKRRFEPISLAYDSYTDMPWLLLSDSCAVVRECSITELFLHNSSSELSDGLSKMVDRWRHRNVSRELGPNFETASGLLKVASDFRKRFSPELEGACRVALQAEIFSEPSSSILDRMENFRERSDFANQISNKSFDILDAALSEHMKTDCLSMDAFLAIIQTASLHFCGEDSELASTCFGARVLVSGAQETISISRQIFFDLLVLVTFVDGEWEQTSKSDFDASNLFSMLVDLLREYEMMAWLSSNVRKCPHSARKSLVDPLQRYPLKDSSKTSSQRTASILEDLFVTDIKPQQAIDSPQSYTLTLGIRDVVAWITREGEVNYQNAVTHIQCDLIAKNNIDLAWDFLRFQASTSWSTYVKGRLHVAMSEFDTAALYFRKAAYLLSCGKPMGNLSDMSAELLDLLDVDCFHNGLAKYYQHVLSIFEKVRSYSHVADFASLALQALDSEVWAEQNSEYPTVRDDLLSRLFTGALRTCQFDQAYSALARLQDLKLQRTELSELISTILAVSGPGTAGLKQILRFPTSLVPNIASFIDEILVHLTRKQTINVSWLDAENKNFPATPDYTRILQAYRIARSDYRGAAEIAYRNVQRLRKARDAPSSALALKGREAVDAARSPVEEDDAESKEIRQELLSLINLLACVDKSEAYILVEHGPPISTAPTSPHERRPSTQADQDGNVSMEDVDPGSPTPLGGKRRPSNAADFAPAHHRGSNKSSAIERRNSIVSFEVPSTNHLLTRRIIVTLEHLRREFQSELDRVSRIERGDWEFGLDEEKDGDNDETMVL
- a CDS encoding DNA recombination/repair protein RecA, monomer-monomer interface translates to MEGEEQFDDNGLPGPGAPTPLSALDGVSGLTARDIKLFVDAGYNTVESVAYTPKRLLEQIKGISEQKATKILVEASKLVPMGFTTATEMHARRSELISITTGSKRLDTLLGGGIETGSITEIFGEFRTGKSQICHTLAVTCQLPFDMGGGEGKCLYIDTEGTFRPVRLLAVAQRYGLVGEEVLDNMMCETRFSLLVVDSATSLYRTDFNGRGELASRQTHLAKFMRTLQRLADEFGIAVVITNQVVAQVDGGPSAMFNPDPKKPIGGNIIAHASTTRLSLKKGRGETRICKIYDSPCLPESDCLFAINDNGIGDPSEKDLEDK